The Deltaproteobacteria bacterium genome contains the following window.
TGCCAAACCATGCTGACTGTCCAAGTGCGAGTGTCTTCTGTTGTATTTCCAGCAGAGTCAGTAGCCCAAACAGTAAGAGTATGCGATGTTTCGGTTAGTCCATAGCGAGAAACATTTTCTGGATAATTGGTTGCAGTGGTCACATTTTCACTATCAAATTTATAAGTAATCGTGCAGCCATTATAATCGCTACAGTCAAGGTCTACATTAAAACTCGTGCGACTATCAGGGGTGGTAGGTGCAGAGGGATAAAAAGTCAGTGATAGTGTTGGTTGAACAGTATCGACGTCCCAATAGTAAGTAGCTCCATAGTCATCACGATTATTAGAACTATCAAAGGCCCATACCTCAAATGTATGTGAACCCTCGTCGACATATTGAGAAATTGAACCACCACTACAATCGAAATATGCACCATAATCTAAACGACATTCGTAAGTACAATTAGTTTCATTGCAGCTAAAAGTGAAATTTGCATATGAATCATTGGTGAGACTTGATGGTGATGAGTTAATATAAGTAATTGGAGGCGTAGTGTCAGCGCTTGCGACATACCAGGTGAAAGTAGATGGGCTATTGTCAACGTTGTTGCTGCTGTCAATGGCACGCACCGCGAAATAGTGAGTCCCTGGTTGTAGAGAATAATAATCTATAGAGTTTGAAGAGCCATCGCCACAGGGAGCAAATGGTTCAGAATCAAGTCGACAGTCAAAGCCGGTGACTTGTATATTGTCGCTACCAGAAAAAGAAAAGTAAGCATAAGTGTTGGTTGATGATGAAGCTGGGGTGCTATTTAGGTATGTTTCAGGAGATTGAGAGTCAGTAATAGTAGTTACAATATTCCAACGATATTCTGGTGGTTGTGGATCATAATTGCCATTGTTGTCTTTGGCGCGTACACGAAAAACATGCTCACCGTAACTTAAACTTGAGTATGAAAATGATCCAGGATTTATATTAGAACATACACTATATCCAGAATTATCAAGTTCGCATTCGAAATTAGCTATTCCATAGTTACTACTAGCAGAGAAATAAAAATTTATATCTTTTTGAGTGGTCTGGGCAGTATCAGGATATGCGCTGGTAATAGTAGTAGATGGATATTCAAATCCAGAACTACTACCACTAGTATCAATTTGCACTTGCCAAGTATAAGATGCAGGATTATTATCTACATTACCAGAATTATCTCGTGCACGAACTTGAAAAGTATGAGAACCAGTCGATAGATCATTATATTGTATAGAAGCTTGACCACTGTTAGGTACGCCGCAAGGCGAAAAAGAGGCATCATCAAGACTGCAATCAAAACCAATCACACTATCATTATCTGTGCCGGTATATTTAAATTCAACTGATGTACCACTTGGGTTAGTTGGGGAAGAGGTTATTTGTGTATCTGGTGCAAGGGTGTCATTGCTAACCATGCTAGAATCATTAGGTACACAGATGTTATTGTTACAGTGAAACTCTTTAGCGCAATCGTCATCAGAATTGCATTTAAAAGTTTCTTTGTAAATATCCGGTACTTGTACAGTGCAACCGGTTAATAGCCAAATTAAAATAAAACAAGTGGTAAGATAGTGTCGCATTGCTCCCTCACAGCTAGTAACAATAAGGTATAACGGCTCTATTTTGAAAAACATGTAGTGCGATTTTAAAAAGGTTAATTCGAGGTAGTAAAAAATAGTAATAATGTAGTATAAACGCAGATACTTATATTAGTTAGGCATAAGCATGATTCGGGCTAAAAAACCTCAATTTGCAGCAAAAAAAAAGAAATATAAAAGGCGATCATCATCTATAGCATTGGTGGCGGAAAATTTATATTTGAATAACTATAATTCACGGGCGAAGAAAATCGATATTGGTGAGTTTGATCGAAACGCTAAGCTACAAAAATTAGCTTTAGATTTATGGAGTCGTATTCGTCTTGATTGGAATTATGTGGCAACACGATTATCGACAGCAGTGCGTCAAGAACGTTGGTTAAACAGTAAAGAAAGGCGAGATTTATTTGAATTATTATTTGGAATGATTCGCCAATATCGTAGGATAGATTATTTATTGAATAATGCGGGTGTGTTAATACCACCTGGTACTACCTATGAATTAGCTCGCTTATTAATTTATAGACTAATAAATGATGAAATAGATATCGTGACTGCAAATAATTACTTTAAAAGTATTGATTGGCAAAAAGTTATTGATAGCAATGCAAACCTTGCAAAAGAACATAATATGCAAAAACGTATTGCATATTTACACTCCTATCCAGATTGGCTTACTAAGCGTTTTATTAAAGAATTTAATGAGGAAGCAGAGCCATTAGCAATAGCACTTAATCAACGGGCAAATTTAACGTTGCGATGTAACATTAGTAAAATATCTCGTAAGTCATTACTAGAGCGTTTTAGTGAAAAAAAAATATCAGCAGAAGCTGGTCAATTTTCAGACCAAGCAATAATACTTAAATCACACATAGATGTCTTTGGATTAACCGAATATGCTGAGGGTTTATTTGAAACACAAGATGAGGGTAGTCAATTAATTGCCGCACTAATAGATGCTAAAGCAAATGATATAGTGGTCGATGTATGCGCGGGTGTAGGAGGAAAAACTTTTGCTATAGCTGCTACTATGCAAAATAAAGGCAGTATATGGGCACTTGATATTGATGCTAAAAAACTTGCAGCGCTTGATAAACGCGCGCGCCACTTAGATTTATCAATAATTAGAACACTATCTACAGCGACGGATAATTGGCCAACAGAAATCGCAGCGCTAATAGGCAAAGTAGATCGGGTTTTAGTCGATGCACCTTGCACTGGTACTGGTGCTTTGCGACGCAATCCCGAAAATCGCTGGCGTTTAAATGAACAAGATATTGGTGTACTTGCTAAGCTACAAGAAAAGTTAGTTATAAGATCATTATCGCTTTTAGCTAAAGGGGGTCGTTTAGTTTATGCGACTTGTTCTTTGTTGCAGGAGGAAAACGAGGCAGTTATTGCGCGTGTGCTTAA
Protein-coding sequences here:
- a CDS encoding RsmB/NOP family class I SAM-dependent RNA methyltransferase; amino-acid sequence: MIRAKKPQFAAKKKKYKRRSSSIALVAENLYLNNYNSRAKKIDIGEFDRNAKLQKLALDLWSRIRLDWNYVATRLSTAVRQERWLNSKERRDLFELLFGMIRQYRRIDYLLNNAGVLIPPGTTYELARLLIYRLINDEIDIVTANNYFKSIDWQKVIDSNANLAKEHNMQKRIAYLHSYPDWLTKRFIKEFNEEAEPLAIALNQRANLTLRCNISKISRKSLLERFSEKKISAEAGQFSDQAIILKSHIDVFGLTEYAEGLFETQDEGSQLIAALIDAKANDIVVDVCAGVGGKTFAIAATMQNKGSIWALDIDAKKLAALDKRARHLDLSIIRTLSTATDNWPTEIAALIGKVDRVLVDAPCTGTGALRRNPENRWRLNEQDIGVLAKLQEKLVIRSLSLLAKGGRLVYATCSLLQEENEAVIARVLKRASNIELVPINKVVKQQLAAQISDQQGLYLQTLPHTHGSDGFFAAVLQRVC